One region of Juglans regia cultivar Chandler chromosome 4, Walnut 2.0, whole genome shotgun sequence genomic DNA includes:
- the LOC108981747 gene encoding TBCC domain-containing protein 1-like isoform X2: MSDPIETSISSSSSAGDPNSNPNPISLLHPRREPFEHGLLPIPKLVFTDPTQTLIPIKQTLLSSSTNTRRVDSAALSQSLQISPDHACLVLDTLASVLHSDSDPLVSSKPDEINSSSADVHDLLLFLYIQSYKKLLPRTHKDSAAVADVWPSTSAFDGYLSALSPLQLVRSNSRRFVPSQADEEAHQLSYLQKHLANILSLLAEPVEGEDEESLVLTMDRFEHLGFLIQFGDKGPEETQLSQHAPFFANSDPDMPAVPVPAAQVHEWLLQNIASALEHISERASLKENGPASASDQDVSMADACTTSIKASPSARGPSFIEGISKSSLVKQASDLKGSSVKVLNCHDSVIYILAPLRYATVYGCSDTTIVIGAVGKAVRIEHCERVHVITAAKRICIANCRECVFFLGVNQQPLIVGDNHKLQVAPYNTFYSHLEEHMNEVGVKATINRWDEPLALGMVDPHDSLSHPAGVSDVQAESATRLDPDQFTNFLIPDWFGCESSGSTKDNPFPLPDVYLMAQQRNQKNLGEIKQLLREAPLEENRKRELSSALHVYFRDWLYASGNIRQLYCLQGD; encoded by the exons ATGAGCGACCCCATTGAGACATCGATATCTTCATCGTCTTCGGCAGGAGACCCGAATTCGAATCCGAACCCGATCTCTCTACTCCACCCTCGGCGGGAGCCTTTCGAGCATGGCCTGCTCCCAATCCCGAAGCTCGTTTTCACCGACCCGACCCAAACCCTAATCCCCATCAAGCAAaccctcctctcctcctccacgAACACTCGCCGAGTCGACTCCGCCGCCCTCTCCCAATCCCTCCAGATCTCCCCTGACCACGCCTGCCTCGTCCTCGACACCCTTGCCTCCGTCCTccactccgactccgatccGCTCGTCAGCTCCAAGCCCGACGAGATTAACTCCTCCTCCGCCGACGTGCACGATCTGCTCCTCTTCCTTTACATCCAGTCCTACAAGAAATTGCTCCCAAGGACGCACAAGGACTCAGCCGCAGTCGCCGATGTCTGGCCCTCCACCTCCGCCTTCGATGGCTACTTGTCCGCTCTCTCGCCTCTTCAG CTTGTACGGAGCAACAGCCGCCGGTTTGTTCCATCACAGGCTGATGAAGAGGCTCATCAGTTGTCATATCTTCAAAAGCACTTGGctaacattctctctctcttagctGAACCTGTGGAGGGGGAAGACGAAGAATCTCTG GTTTTGACTATGGATAGATTTGAGCACCTTGGGTTTCTGATTCAATTTGGTGATAAGGGACCTGAAGAAACTCAGCTGAGTCAACATGCTCCATTTTTTGCAAATTCAGATCCTGACATGCCTGCTGTACCTGTTCCTGCAGCACAAGTTCACGAGTGGCTTCTACAGAATATAGCTTCTGCTTTGGAACATATTTCAGAAAGGGCTTCTCTTAAAGAAAATGGCCCAGCTAGTGCCTCTGATCAGGATGTTTCTATGGCGGATGCCTGCACAACTTCAATCAAGGCCTCACCAAGTGCTAGGGGTCCTAGTTTTATTGAAGGGATCTCCAAATCATCACTTGTAAAGCAAGCATCTGATCTTAAAGGTTCTTCTGTAAAG GTCCTAAATTGTCACGATTCTGTCATTTACATCTTAGCACCTTTGAGATATGCCACTGTTTACGGTTGCTCTGATACTACTATAGTTATTGGAGCAGTTGGGAAG GCTGTAAGGATTGAGCATTGTGAACGAGTTCATGTGATTACAGCAGCAAAACGAATCTGCATAGCAAACTGCAGAGAATGTGTGTTCTTTCTGGGGGTAAACCAGCAACCGCTTATTGTTGGTGATAACCATAAGCTTCAG GTGGCACCATACAATACATTTTACTCTCACTTGGAAGAGCACATGAATGAAGTTGGCGTCAAGGCTACAATTAATAGATGGGATGAGCCCCTGGCACTAGGAATGGTTGATCCACATGATTCATTATCTCATCCCGCAGGTGTCTCTGATGTGCAGGCTGAATCAGCTACACGCTTGGACCCTGACCAGTTCACGAACTTTTTG ATTCCAGACTGGTTTGGATGTGAATCCTCTGGGTCTACGAAAGACAACCCATTCCCACTACCAGATGTTTATTTGATGGCTCAGCAGAGAAAT CAAAAAAACTTGGGGGAGATCAAACAATTATTGAGGGAAGCACCCCTTGAAGAAAATCGGAAACGAGAGTTATCATCTGCACTTCATGTATATTTCAGAGACTGGTTATATG CTTCAGGAAACATCCGTCAACTTTACTGCCTACAAGGTGACTGA
- the LOC108981747 gene encoding uncharacterized protein LOC108981747 isoform X3, translated as MSDPIETSISSSSSAGDPNSNPNPISLLHPRREPFEHGLLPIPKLVFTDPTQTLIPIKQTLLSSSTNTRRVDSAALSQSLQISPDHACLVLDTLASVLHSDSDPLVSSKPDEINSSSADVHDLLLFLYIQSYKKLLPRTHKDSAAVADVWPSTSAFDGYLSALSPLQLVRSNSRRFVPSQADEEAHQLSYLQKHLANILSLLAEPVEGEDEESLVLTMDRFEHLGFLIQFGDKGPEETQLSQHAPFFANSDPDMPAVPVPAAQVHEWLLQNIASALEHISERASLKENGPASASDQDVSMADACTTSIKASPSARGPSFIEGISKSSLVKQASDLKGSSVKVLNCHDSVIYILAPLRYATVYGCSDTTIVIGAVGKAVRIEHCERVHVITAAKRICIANCRECVFFLGVNQQPLIVGDNHKLQTILALSSVLKGLWLYV; from the exons ATGAGCGACCCCATTGAGACATCGATATCTTCATCGTCTTCGGCAGGAGACCCGAATTCGAATCCGAACCCGATCTCTCTACTCCACCCTCGGCGGGAGCCTTTCGAGCATGGCCTGCTCCCAATCCCGAAGCTCGTTTTCACCGACCCGACCCAAACCCTAATCCCCATCAAGCAAaccctcctctcctcctccacgAACACTCGCCGAGTCGACTCCGCCGCCCTCTCCCAATCCCTCCAGATCTCCCCTGACCACGCCTGCCTCGTCCTCGACACCCTTGCCTCCGTCCTccactccgactccgatccGCTCGTCAGCTCCAAGCCCGACGAGATTAACTCCTCCTCCGCCGACGTGCACGATCTGCTCCTCTTCCTTTACATCCAGTCCTACAAGAAATTGCTCCCAAGGACGCACAAGGACTCAGCCGCAGTCGCCGATGTCTGGCCCTCCACCTCCGCCTTCGATGGCTACTTGTCCGCTCTCTCGCCTCTTCAG CTTGTACGGAGCAACAGCCGCCGGTTTGTTCCATCACAGGCTGATGAAGAGGCTCATCAGTTGTCATATCTTCAAAAGCACTTGGctaacattctctctctcttagctGAACCTGTGGAGGGGGAAGACGAAGAATCTCTG GTTTTGACTATGGATAGATTTGAGCACCTTGGGTTTCTGATTCAATTTGGTGATAAGGGACCTGAAGAAACTCAGCTGAGTCAACATGCTCCATTTTTTGCAAATTCAGATCCTGACATGCCTGCTGTACCTGTTCCTGCAGCACAAGTTCACGAGTGGCTTCTACAGAATATAGCTTCTGCTTTGGAACATATTTCAGAAAGGGCTTCTCTTAAAGAAAATGGCCCAGCTAGTGCCTCTGATCAGGATGTTTCTATGGCGGATGCCTGCACAACTTCAATCAAGGCCTCACCAAGTGCTAGGGGTCCTAGTTTTATTGAAGGGATCTCCAAATCATCACTTGTAAAGCAAGCATCTGATCTTAAAGGTTCTTCTGTAAAG GTCCTAAATTGTCACGATTCTGTCATTTACATCTTAGCACCTTTGAGATATGCCACTGTTTACGGTTGCTCTGATACTACTATAGTTATTGGAGCAGTTGGGAAG GCTGTAAGGATTGAGCATTGTGAACGAGTTCATGTGATTACAGCAGCAAAACGAATCTGCATAGCAAACTGCAGAGAATGTGTGTTCTTTCTGGGGGTAAACCAGCAACCGCTTATTGTTGGTGATAACCATAAGCTTCAG ACAATCTTGGCGTTGTCCTCTGTTCTCAAAGGATTGTGGTTATACGTTTGA
- the LOC108981747 gene encoding TBCC domain-containing protein 1-like isoform X1: MSDPIETSISSSSSAGDPNSNPNPISLLHPRREPFEHGLLPIPKLVFTDPTQTLIPIKQTLLSSSTNTRRVDSAALSQSLQISPDHACLVLDTLASVLHSDSDPLVSSKPDEINSSSADVHDLLLFLYIQSYKKLLPRTHKDSAAVADVWPSTSAFDGYLSALSPLQLVRSNSRRFVPSQADEEAHQLSYLQKHLANILSLLAEPVEGEDEESLVLTMDRFEHLGFLIQFGDKGPEETQLSQHAPFFANSDPDMPAVPVPAAQVHEWLLQNIASALEHISERASLKENGPASASDQDVSMADACTTSIKASPSARGPSFIEGISKSSLVKQASDLKGSSVKVLNCHDSVIYILAPLRYATVYGCSDTTIVIGAVGKAVRIEHCERVHVITAAKRICIANCRECVFFLGVNQQPLIVGDNHKLQVAPYNTFYSHLEEHMNEVGVKATINRWDEPLALGMVDPHDSLSHPAGVSDVQAESATRLDPDQFTNFLIPDWFGCESSGSTKDNPFPLPDVYLMAQQRNQKNLGEIKQLLREAPLEENRKRELSSALHVYFRDWLYEGIRLSVPFAFLAGCV, encoded by the exons ATGAGCGACCCCATTGAGACATCGATATCTTCATCGTCTTCGGCAGGAGACCCGAATTCGAATCCGAACCCGATCTCTCTACTCCACCCTCGGCGGGAGCCTTTCGAGCATGGCCTGCTCCCAATCCCGAAGCTCGTTTTCACCGACCCGACCCAAACCCTAATCCCCATCAAGCAAaccctcctctcctcctccacgAACACTCGCCGAGTCGACTCCGCCGCCCTCTCCCAATCCCTCCAGATCTCCCCTGACCACGCCTGCCTCGTCCTCGACACCCTTGCCTCCGTCCTccactccgactccgatccGCTCGTCAGCTCCAAGCCCGACGAGATTAACTCCTCCTCCGCCGACGTGCACGATCTGCTCCTCTTCCTTTACATCCAGTCCTACAAGAAATTGCTCCCAAGGACGCACAAGGACTCAGCCGCAGTCGCCGATGTCTGGCCCTCCACCTCCGCCTTCGATGGCTACTTGTCCGCTCTCTCGCCTCTTCAG CTTGTACGGAGCAACAGCCGCCGGTTTGTTCCATCACAGGCTGATGAAGAGGCTCATCAGTTGTCATATCTTCAAAAGCACTTGGctaacattctctctctcttagctGAACCTGTGGAGGGGGAAGACGAAGAATCTCTG GTTTTGACTATGGATAGATTTGAGCACCTTGGGTTTCTGATTCAATTTGGTGATAAGGGACCTGAAGAAACTCAGCTGAGTCAACATGCTCCATTTTTTGCAAATTCAGATCCTGACATGCCTGCTGTACCTGTTCCTGCAGCACAAGTTCACGAGTGGCTTCTACAGAATATAGCTTCTGCTTTGGAACATATTTCAGAAAGGGCTTCTCTTAAAGAAAATGGCCCAGCTAGTGCCTCTGATCAGGATGTTTCTATGGCGGATGCCTGCACAACTTCAATCAAGGCCTCACCAAGTGCTAGGGGTCCTAGTTTTATTGAAGGGATCTCCAAATCATCACTTGTAAAGCAAGCATCTGATCTTAAAGGTTCTTCTGTAAAG GTCCTAAATTGTCACGATTCTGTCATTTACATCTTAGCACCTTTGAGATATGCCACTGTTTACGGTTGCTCTGATACTACTATAGTTATTGGAGCAGTTGGGAAG GCTGTAAGGATTGAGCATTGTGAACGAGTTCATGTGATTACAGCAGCAAAACGAATCTGCATAGCAAACTGCAGAGAATGTGTGTTCTTTCTGGGGGTAAACCAGCAACCGCTTATTGTTGGTGATAACCATAAGCTTCAG GTGGCACCATACAATACATTTTACTCTCACTTGGAAGAGCACATGAATGAAGTTGGCGTCAAGGCTACAATTAATAGATGGGATGAGCCCCTGGCACTAGGAATGGTTGATCCACATGATTCATTATCTCATCCCGCAGGTGTCTCTGATGTGCAGGCTGAATCAGCTACACGCTTGGACCCTGACCAGTTCACGAACTTTTTG ATTCCAGACTGGTTTGGATGTGAATCCTCTGGGTCTACGAAAGACAACCCATTCCCACTACCAGATGTTTATTTGATGGCTCAGCAGAGAAAT CAAAAAAACTTGGGGGAGATCAAACAATTATTGAGGGAAGCACCCCTTGAAGAAAATCGGAAACGAGAGTTATCATCTGCACTTCATGTATATTTCAGAGACTGGTTATATG AAGGAATCCGACTCTCCGTTCCTTTTGCTTTCCTTGCTGGGTGTGTCTAG
- the LOC108981743 gene encoding rhodanese-like domain-containing protein 9, chloroplastic, translated as MAGIGFSSALSSTRSFRTSCLVSETHIGRTMPGKLLHRKNLNIKAEVSYVNAEEAKKLISVEEYTILDVRDKSQYDRAHIKSCYHVPLFIENQDNDFGTILKRTVHNNFSGLFFGLPFTKLNPDFVQSVKSQFSPGSKLLLVCQEGLRSAVAAKELEQAGFQNIACITSGLQAVKPGTFDSVGTTELQDAGKGGLITVQGKISAVLGTVLVCAYLFITFFPEQAEKLFQIAPVS; from the exons ATGGCAGGCATCGGGTTTTCTTCGGCCTTGTCTTCCACAAG AAGCTTTCGGACATCTTGCTTGGTATCCGAAACTCATATTGGAAGGACCATGCCGGGGAAACTACTTCACCGGAAAAATTTGAACATTAAAGCAGAAGTGAGTTATGTGAATGCTGAAGAAGCAAAGAAACTAATATCAGTTGAGGAGTATACAATTCTGGATGTGCGGGACAAATCTCAATATGACAGAgctcatataaaatcatgttatcATGTGCCTCTTTTTATTGAAAACCAAGATAATGATTTTG GAACAATCCTAAAGAGGACAGTACACAACAATTTTTCGGGGTTGTTCTTTGGGCTGCCATTCACTAAACTCAACCCTGATTTTGTGCAATCTGTTAAGAGCCAATTTTCGCCTGGAAGTAAACTCTTATTAGTCTGTCAAGAGGGATTGAG GTCTGCTGTTGCTGCAAAAGAGCTAGAACAAGCTGGTTTTCAAAACATAGCATGCATAACATCAGGCCTTCAAGCTGTGAAACCAG GAACATTTGATTCTGTTGGAACCACTGAATTACAGGATGCGGGCAAAGGCGGATTGATTACAGTTCAGGGAAAAATCTCAGCTGTACTAGGAACTGTACTTGTCT GTGCATATCTATTCATTACCTTCTTCCCGGAGCAGGCAGAGAAGCTGTTCCAAATTGCACCAGTGAGCTAG
- the LOC108981758 gene encoding outer envelope pore protein 16-3, chloroplastic/mitochondrial, producing the protein MDIDPAERRYLEEEDSPLMKTMKGTTTGFAAGTIFGTIAATWYDVPRVERNVALPGLIRTLKMMGNYGVTFAAIGGVYIGVEQLVQNYRMKRDFVNGAVGGFVAGATVLGFKGRSIKTAISAGAALAVTSALIDAGGQTTRIDNGKEYYPYTTKKRSTVD; encoded by the exons ATGGATATTGACCCTGCAGAACGTAGGTATTTGGAGGAAGAGGATAGTCCACTGATGAAGACAATGAAAGGTACAACAACAGGTTTTGCTGCCGGGACTATTTTTGGGACCATTGCTGCCACATGGTATGATGTGCCTCGTGTTGAGAGAAACGTTGCTCTTCCGGGGCTAATAAGAACCCTGAAGATGATGGGTAACTATGGGGTGACATTTGCTGCAATTGGGGGAGTTTACATTGGTGTTGAGCAGCTTGTGCAGAATTACAGGATGAAGAGAGACTTTGTCAATGGAGCTGTTGGCGGTTTTGTGGCTGGCGCAACTGTTCTAGGTTTCAAAG GAAGGAGCATTAAAACAGCAATTTCTGCTGGAGCAGCATTGGCAGTCACTTCTGCTTTAATTGATGCTGGCGGTCAGActacaagaattgacaatggcAAGGAATACTACCCTTACACCACCAAGAAAAGATCCACTGTCGATTGA
- the LOC108981741 gene encoding short integuments 2, mitochondrial isoform X2, translating to MGKVKRVIKKGLGEMGFNAGGGAINWFPGHMAAATRAIRERLKLADLVLEVRDARIPLSSANQDLQPHLSSKRRILALNKRDLANPNIMHKWIHYFDSCKQDCIAINAHSKSSVKKLLDLVELKLKEVIAREPTLLVMVVGVPNVGKSALINSIHQIASSLFPMQGKMKRATVGPLPGVTQDIAGYKIAHQPSIYVLDSPGVLVPSIPDIETGLKLALAGSVKDSVVGEERIAQYLLAVLNTRGTPLHWIHLNNRRLEGIKFDSEGKHEYSLKDLRPKRRKPPNNSDVLYIENSLVMWKMRVTWRVL from the exons ATGGGAAAGGTAAAGAGGGTGATAAAAAAGGGGTTGGGGGAAATGGGGTTCAACGCCGGAGGCGGAGCCATAAACTGGTTCCCAGGCCACATGGCGGCAGCCACGCGCGCCATCAGGGAGCGGCTCAAGCTGGCTGACCTGGTCCTCGAGGTCCGCGACGCTCGTATTCCCTTGTCTTCCGCCAACCAGGACCTCCAGCCCCATCTCTCCTCCAAACGCCGCATCCTTGCCCTCAACAAGAGAGACTTGGCCAACCCCAATATCATGCAT AAATGGATTCATTACTTCGATTCGTGCAAGCAAGACTGCATTGCCATAAATGCGCATAGCAAGAGTTCTGTTAAGAAG CTTCTTGATCTTGTGGAGCTCAAACTGAAGGAAGTTATTGCAAGGGAGCCCACTCTCCTTGTTATGGTGGTCGGCGTTCCTAATGTTGGGAAGTCtgctttaattaattcaatccATCAGATTGCATCATCTCTCTTTCCTA TGCAGGGGAAGATGAAGCGAGCTACAGTGGGCCCATTGCCTGGTGTTACTCAGGATATTGCTGGATATAAG ATTGCACATCAGCCAAGCATATATGTCCTAGACAGTCCAGGTGTATTGGTTCCAAGCATACCTGACATAGAGACAGGACTAAAGCTAGCTCTTGCAG GGTCTGTGAAAGACTCGGTCGTTGGGGAGGAGCGTATTGCTCAATACTTGTTGGCAGTTCTAAATACCAGAGGAACTCCCCTTCATTGGATCCACCTGAACAACAGGAGACTGGAAGGGATTAAATTTGATTCCGAGGGGAAACATGAGTATAGCCTTAAAGATCTTCGGCCCAAAAGGAGGAAGCCACCAAATAACTCTGATGTGCTTTATATTGAG AATTCACTGGTAATGTGGAAGATGAGGGTGACTTGGAGGGTCTTATAG
- the LOC108981741 gene encoding short integuments 2, mitochondrial isoform X1: protein MGKVKRVIKKGLGEMGFNAGGGAINWFPGHMAAATRAIRERLKLADLVLEVRDARIPLSSANQDLQPHLSSKRRILALNKRDLANPNIMHKWIHYFDSCKQDCIAINAHSKSSVKKLLDLVELKLKEVIAREPTLLVMVVGVPNVGKSALINSIHQIASSLFPMQGKMKRATVGPLPGVTQDIAGYKIAHQPSIYVLDSPGVLVPSIPDIETGLKLALAGSVKDSVVGEERIAQYLLAVLNTRGTPLHWIHLNNRRLEGIKFDSEGKHEYSLKDLRPKRRKPPNNSDVLYIEDIVTEVQCALYLTLSEFTGNVEDEGDLEGLIEQQFEALQKAFKIPHKASEARLMISKKFLTLFRAGKLGPFILDDVPDANCVS from the exons ATGGGAAAGGTAAAGAGGGTGATAAAAAAGGGGTTGGGGGAAATGGGGTTCAACGCCGGAGGCGGAGCCATAAACTGGTTCCCAGGCCACATGGCGGCAGCCACGCGCGCCATCAGGGAGCGGCTCAAGCTGGCTGACCTGGTCCTCGAGGTCCGCGACGCTCGTATTCCCTTGTCTTCCGCCAACCAGGACCTCCAGCCCCATCTCTCCTCCAAACGCCGCATCCTTGCCCTCAACAAGAGAGACTTGGCCAACCCCAATATCATGCAT AAATGGATTCATTACTTCGATTCGTGCAAGCAAGACTGCATTGCCATAAATGCGCATAGCAAGAGTTCTGTTAAGAAG CTTCTTGATCTTGTGGAGCTCAAACTGAAGGAAGTTATTGCAAGGGAGCCCACTCTCCTTGTTATGGTGGTCGGCGTTCCTAATGTTGGGAAGTCtgctttaattaattcaatccATCAGATTGCATCATCTCTCTTTCCTA TGCAGGGGAAGATGAAGCGAGCTACAGTGGGCCCATTGCCTGGTGTTACTCAGGATATTGCTGGATATAAG ATTGCACATCAGCCAAGCATATATGTCCTAGACAGTCCAGGTGTATTGGTTCCAAGCATACCTGACATAGAGACAGGACTAAAGCTAGCTCTTGCAG GGTCTGTGAAAGACTCGGTCGTTGGGGAGGAGCGTATTGCTCAATACTTGTTGGCAGTTCTAAATACCAGAGGAACTCCCCTTCATTGGATCCACCTGAACAACAGGAGACTGGAAGGGATTAAATTTGATTCCGAGGGGAAACATGAGTATAGCCTTAAAGATCTTCGGCCCAAAAGGAGGAAGCCACCAAATAACTCTGATGTGCTTTATATTGAG GATATTGTAACAGAAGTCCAATGTGCCTTGTATTTAACTCTATCAGAATTCACTGGTAATGTGGAAGATGAGGGTGACTTGGAGGGTCTTATAGAGCAGCAGTTCGAAGCACTACAGAAGGCATTTAAGATACCTCATAAGGCCTCAGAAGCTCGTCTGATGATATCAAAAAAGTTTCTTACTTTATTTAGGGCAGGTAAACTCGGTCCTTTCATTCTTGATGATGTCCCTGATGCCAACTGTGTATCATGA
- the LOC108981755 gene encoding protein STRUBBELIG-RECEPTOR FAMILY 2 codes for MAKQCVCLYLVLKVFFAMLASQAWAFTNPVDVTALQDLYRSLNQPPELTGWKLDGGDPCVESWTGVSCFESSIIYLKIQGLNLTGHIGGQLHNLYNLKHLDVSSNKIEGEIPYELPPDATHINMAHNYLRQNIPNSLPTLKNLRYLNLSRNFLSGPIGNVFNGLQNLRVLDLSHNNFTGDLPSSFGSLTNLTRLFLQNNYFTGSVTYLAELPLTDLNIQDNSFSGIIPKHFRSIPNLWIWGNRFHVGDNTLPWDFPLETVPIMQNISAPPTTHSSAIENYRSPKESGHKKKPISRGGIAFMLGGGTLMATCVALVIVIRNRSCAQKLKRLESGNSSLQSLPVTTARVDGSSTARGESPQILDLSSPPAHGPRQIPPVYHTRTERKSRRTASMKGRLPARTKLYTVAELQSATNSFSEENLLGEGSLGSVYRAEFPDGQILAVKNINMVSLSFREEEQFMDVIWTASRLRHPNIVTLLGYSTEHGQHLLVYEYVRNLSLDDALHSDAYKPLSWGLRLRIALGVARALDYLHSTLSPPVAHSNLKAANILLDEELMPRVCDCGLAILRPLTSNRVKIKASEIALFDTGYIAHEHGEPGIDNTKTDIYAFGVLLLELLTGRKPFENSRPREEQSLVKWASSRLHDSESLEEMVDPAIKRSASSKTLSRFADIISLCIQPVKQFRPPMSEIVESLTSLLEKFSMAKGGAAYGNEEEEKSFRSTNTRFIGSPELSHSSP; via the exons ATGGCCAAGCAATGTGTTTGTTTGTATCTAGTCCTAAAAGTGTTCTTTGCAATGCTGGCTTCACAGGCTTGGGCATTTACCAATCCAGTCGACG TCACTGCTCTTCAAGATCTGTACAGGTCCCTGAACCAACCACCCGAGCTGACGGGATGGAAACTGGATGGTGGGGATCCTTGCGTGGAATCATGGACTGGAGTGTCATGTTTTGAGTCATCTATTATATACCT TAAAATTCAAGGACTAAACCTCACTGGGCATATTGGAGGCCAGCTCCACAATCTATATAACTTGAAGCACCT GGATGTTAGCTCCAATAAAATTGAGGGTGAAATTCCATACGAGTTACCCCCCGATGCCACTCATAT AAATATGGCGCACAACTATTTGCGCCAAAATATTCCCAACTCTTTACCAACCTTGAAAAATCTCCGGTATCT AAATCTAAGCCGCAATTTCTTATCTGGACCAATTGGAAATGTGTTTAATGGCTTACAGAATCTCAGAGTGTT ggaCCTATCACACAATAATTTCACTGGAGATCTACCGAGTTCGTTTGGATCTTTGACAAATCTTACTAGACT GTTCTTGCAGAACAACTACTTCACTGGATCAGTGACCTACCTGGCTGAGCTTCCACTAACTGATCT GAACATCCAAGACAATTCTTTTAGTGGCATTATCCCAAAGCATTTTCGCTCAATACCAAATTTATG GATTTGGGGCAACAGGTTCCATGTAGGGGATAACACCCTGCCGTGGGATTTCCCTTTGGAAACTGTGCCCATAATGCAAAACATTAGTGCCCCTCCCACAACTCACTCAAGTGCCATTGAGAACTATCGCTCTCCCAAAGAAAGTGGACACAAAAAGAAACCGATAAGCCGTGGAGGAATTGCTTTTATGCTTGGTGGAGGAACTCTGATGGCAACGTGCGTGGCACTTGTCATTGTGATCCGCAACCGATCCTGTGCACAGAAGCTTAAGAGGTTGGAAAGCGGAAATAGCTCATTGCAATCTCTTCCAGTGACTACAGCTAGAG ttgaCGGGTCTTCTACTGCACGAGGAGAGAGCCCACAAATCTTGGATTTGAGCTCTCCACCAGCTCATGGTCCGAGGCAGATACCTCCTGTTTATCATACCAGAACTGAGAGAAAATCGAGAAGAACTGCCTCTATGAAAGGCAGACTCCCAGCAAGAACAAAACTTTACACTGTAGCAGAGCTTCAATCAGCTACAAACAGCTTCAGTGAAGAGAATCTTCTTGGAGAAGGATCTCTTGGTTCAGTTTACAGAGCCGAGTTTCCTGATGGCCAA ATTTTGGCTGTGAAGAACATCAACATGGTGTCGCTTTCTTTCAGAGAAGAAGAACAGTTCATGGATGTTATTTGGACTGCTTCCCGCTTGAGGCATCCAAACATTGTTACACTTCTTGGCTATAGTACAGAACATGGACAGCATCTTCTTGTGTACGAGTACGTCAGAAACTTGTCTCTTGATGATGCTCTGCACAGTGACGCGTACAAGCCTCTGTCATGGGGCCTCCGTCTCCGGATTGCCCTTGGTGTTGCTCGGGCTTTGGA CTATTTGCACTCCACATTATCGCCTCCCGTTGCTCATAGCAATTTGAAGGCTGCCAACATCTTACTTGATGAAGAACTGATGCCTCGTGTCTGTGACTGTGGGCTAGCCATTTTGAGGCCACTCACAAGCAATAGAGTTAAAATTAAG GCTTCTGAAATTGCTCTTTTTGACACTGGCTACATTGCACACGAACATGGAGAACCAGGAATTGATAATACTAAGACTGACATCTATGCCTTTGGAGTGTTGCTTTTGGAGTTACTAACGGGAAGGAAACCATTTGAGAA TTCAAGACCAAGGGAAGAACAATCTCTAGTGAAATGGGCTTCATCACGGCTTCATGACAGCGAGAGTTTGGAAGAGATGGTTGATCCGGCCATCAAACGATCCGCATCATCCAAGACTCTCTCCCGTTTTGCCGATATAATCTCCCTCTGCATACAG CCGGTGAAGCAGTTCCGACCACCGATGTCTGAGATTGTGGAATCACTAACATCTCTGTTAGAGAAGTTCAGCATGGCAAAGGGTGGCGCAGCATATGGTAATGAAGAGGAGGAAAAGTCCTTCCGCTCAACCAACACTCGCTTCATAGGCTCACCTGAGTTGAGCCACTCATCCCCTTGA